In Arthrobacter sp. CJ23, the genomic window ACCTGCCGCTCATCGTCAAGCAACTTAATATCGACGCCGCGGGGACAGGCAATGTGGTGTCGATGTTCGGCCTCGGCGGTGTGATCGGGGCTTTGGCTATCGGTTTTGCCATGGAGAAGCTGGGCAAATATGTATCCCTCGGTGCGGCCTTCACGCTGGCCGCCGGAGCCGCCTGGATCCTGGCGTCAGTCAACCTGACCTTGCCCCTGCTGCTTGTCCTGGGCTTCACCATCGGCGTTGTGCTGGTGGGAGCCAACAGCGGCATGAACGCACTGAGCACATCGGTTTTCCCCACTGAAGCCCGCGCAACCGGTGTGTCATGGATGCACAGCTTCGGCAAGGCCGGTTCCATCGTCAGCGGTCTGCTGGGTGGCGTGATGCTGGGCGCAGGATGGGGCGTGGACCAGATCTTCTTCGCCCTGGCCATTCCGCTCCTGGCGGGAGCTGCGGCCGTGGGTGCAGTCAGGGCGATGACCATACGCCGTTCACGTGCCGACTCATAAGGCGGCTTGCATTTACCCACCCTGATCGTCGCATGGTCACCGGACCGCAGCGATACAGATTCCAATTCGAGCCACCTTGCTCCTACTCCAGAGCAAGGTGGCTCGGCTGTTTGCGGAGCCAGCCGGAGAGCAGTCTCGGTGAACACAAACTTCCGGACGGGATACCGGCGGGCATGCCAGCTGAGTTTTAGGGGCAGTGAACCGAACCGTCTGAGGAACCCTTCTTCTCCTGCCTCATCTTGTTTGCCTCAGGCTGGATTGATGGGCACGAGCATGTCAGTGAGTCTTTCGGGGATGGAGGCGGCCAGGGGCGCAGGTCCCTCGGCAGCCAGGTAGTGGCTGCAGGAAGGGGTTCACGGATGTCCACCATTCCGGCCGCTCGGGCAGCCCCAGCCATTTTCCGGGACTGGTCCCTTGGTAATAAGCGGTCCCAGGAACGCTTGGGCGATGCTTTTGCCTTTCGGCCGTTCCATACGTAGCCGTCTTAGTCCTTGGCCTCGGCGTAGAAGGAGTTGGTCTCTGTCTCGAGGTCGATGAAGAAGCGGCGGAACGTTTCGCGCTGGACAGGATCGATAGGGGAGCTGCTTGGATGCTGACCGACAGTGTCTGAACGGCTCCTTGTCGGCCACGCGAGGTGTCGTGGATCATCAGGCGCCGGCGGGAGAAGTGAGTGGCGTCCCGCACCGATGCTTCCGTAGTGTCATGAACGAGGACCTGGAACAAGTGCCCCTGGCTGGAGTTCACAGCCGAGATTTCATCGGGGAGATCCTCCGGATCAAGAGGCTGTGGACCTTCCACGTGTAAAGCTGCTCCGGGCTCGCTTACCGCGTGCCACAGTCATGCCACACTGACCAGCGCGCTGAACACCTGCCATCGCTTCCGGGGGCTCCATCCAGAGCCCGCCCAGGAACAGCAGCCACGACAGCAGCCACCTCATCGCTGGACAAAGGGTTTGGCCGCTTGCTCGCTCGGCGAGAACAGCGTAAGGGAGACACAAAAGACCTCCAGGTGGAGCGGGACTCACAAGTCCCGCTCCACGCGGAGGTCTTCTTTATGTCTCCCCAGCACGCCGCAACCATTTCCCGCATCCCAAGCCCCGACGTCGGGCCCTAAGCTACGCGCATCAGCGCGGACTTTGCTTTGGTTTACAGGTGGGCCGATGCGTCAGCGCCGTCCCTTGGCCGGCGAACGATGGACGAGCGTCCGTATTCCGATACCAAGGACAAAAGCCGTGGCAAGGCCTAAGAGGGCCCAGGAGATGAGTTCCGAGCCGGCGACGCCGGGAGTTCCGAGCCATCTGATGCCGTAGTTCGCCGACGTTGACACCGGGAAGGTGAAGATCCAGAACGTCAGCGAGAACGGCAGGCTGGCGTACTGGGGAATCAGAACCACCTGCATCAGAATCATCATGAGGAGGATTCCCGTGAGTCCCAGCTGGATGATTCCGGAACCCTCCGGGCGGATGACTATCCAGGCAACGCAGGCCGTTGCGGGGGCGGCCAGGTACCCCGCCAAGACGGGCTTCAAGTCGTCCGGCATTTCAATCCCCGCCATGAAGCGCACCGTCACCACAGTCCCGATCATCAGCCAGAAGAATCCACCGGTTCCCCAGGCAGCGACAGCCGCTTGGGGAAAACCCATAGTGGAGAAGCCGATGCTGGCGATGAAGGGACCTGCAGCAACCGGAAGCAGATAACCCGGGTGAACCCATTCCAGGGTCACTCCACCGGTCACCCAGTGGACCAGAAGTCTTGCTCCGAGGAGCGTGAGAGCGAGGATGAAGAACAGGCACAGCGCGGACCAGAACACCTTGGTGTATTCGATGTAGTGACTGCTCAGGATGATGCCCACCAGGGGAATGAAGGACGCCGACGGGCCGTTTCCGGGGTGTCTCAGTTCTTTGTCGAAGTGTCCCTTGGACCTGTACCGGAAACTTTTCGCCAGGTACCAGACAAGCAGGACGGACCAGACAGCCGCACTGATCCCGTAGAAGACTTCCGCCGGCCATGCGGGGGCCTGAAGCGTCAGACGGGCTGCCTGCCAGGCACCCCCCAACCCGGTGAAGCCCAGGGGAACGGCAAACAGGTTGAAGGGGTGCGTCGGAGGCTTTGGGGAAGGTTCAGTGAGGAGATCGGGCTCCCGTGCTTCCGAAGGCGTCGCAACGGGCCCCATCGTGGGCGCCTGGCGACTGGTCAACTGAGCAGTTTCAGGGCCGCACCCCACAACGCACCGGGGTTTATCCGGGCAGGATGCAGCGCAAGCATTGCCGAGAAGAACTCCTCCGGCGTTGGTTCCTCGGCCAGGATCGTCGACGCGTCCAAAAGGTACCCGCGGGTCTCTTGGATCTGTCCGGGCAGATCGGGCAATGCGGGGTTCTTGTGTCCCGCCACCACGAACTTTGGCTCGAGGCTCTCCGCGATCTCAAGCGCTCGCAGCCAGGCTTCGATGCCCCCGTCCTGCGACTCTGTCAGGTAGGGGTGGACCCCGTTATAGACGGCGTCCCCGGCTACCAGGAGCCCGATGGAGGGAACGAACAGCATGGTGGTGTTGTCAGTGTCGGTGTGGCCCACTTCAATGATCTGAAGTTCATGACCCTCAAGTTCAAACGACCCATTCTCGACTGCCTGGGTCACTGCTGTGGTGGGCGGAATCTGGTCCGGGAAAATCGAGTCCCAGAAAGAGGCGCGGAACCCGGGGGAGCCGTGCATCGCCATCTCCCGAAGCGTGCCCGGGGTTGCCAGAACTGTGACGCCCGGAAAACGCTCCGCAAGGGGACCTGCCCCGAACCAGTGGTCACCATGGCCGTGGGTGATGTAGACGTGACTGAGTGTCTTTCCCGATGCCTCAATCCAGTCCCCGACCCTCGTTGTCTGCTCCACCGTCATGGGCGGATCAACCAGCACCGCGTTCTCCTGTCCGGAGATCAGCGTGGAGGACAGCGGGGACCAGATGCGGGGGTCCCCGTTCGGGAGTGTCCCTCTTCCTGTTTGAGGCAGGGTGCCGGAGACGAAGACGTCGTAAGTCAGCTCGGTTGTGGGTGCCATACTATGTGTCACTTTCCCTGAAGTTCGTGGTGGCTTAGAGATGCTGCAAAAACCAGCTGAGGGCGGCGGAACTTGAGTCTTCAAAGTTTTCGACGTACGGCTCGAAGTGGCCCCCTGGCAGCATCACCAGGGATTTGGGCTCCTGGGCCTGTTCGTAGGCTTCGAGGGCCAAGTCCGTGCCGGTCAGTTCATCGTCAGCGGCCACGATGAAGAGCAGCGGCTTCGGCGACACCCTTGAGGCCCAGACCC contains:
- a CDS encoding TDT family transporter; translation: MTSRQAPTMGPVATPSEAREPDLLTEPSPKPPTHPFNLFAVPLGFTGLGGAWQAARLTLQAPAWPAEVFYGISAAVWSVLLVWYLAKSFRYRSKGHFDKELRHPGNGPSASFIPLVGIILSSHYIEYTKVFWSALCLFFILALTLLGARLLVHWVTGGVTLEWVHPGYLLPVAAGPFIASIGFSTMGFPQAAVAAWGTGGFFWLMIGTVVTVRFMAGIEMPDDLKPVLAGYLAAPATACVAWIVIRPEGSGIIQLGLTGILLMMILMQVVLIPQYASLPFSLTFWIFTFPVSTSANYGIRWLGTPGVAGSELISWALLGLATAFVLGIGIRTLVHRSPAKGRR
- a CDS encoding MBL fold metallo-hydrolase produces the protein MAPTTELTYDVFVSGTLPQTGRGTLPNGDPRIWSPLSSTLISGQENAVLVDPPMTVEQTTRVGDWIEASGKTLSHVYITHGHGDHWFGAGPLAERFPGVTVLATPGTLREMAMHGSPGFRASFWDSIFPDQIPPTTAVTQAVENGSFELEGHELQIIEVGHTDTDNTTMLFVPSIGLLVAGDAVYNGVHPYLTESQDGGIEAWLRALEIAESLEPKFVVAGHKNPALPDLPGQIQETRGYLLDASTILAEEPTPEEFFSAMLALHPARINPGALWGAALKLLS